TTGTTATAGAATAATTTTGAGGCACTTGGTTTTTCCAATGAAACTGAACGTTTTCTGATTTCAAAATGAGTGTTTGCGAGGGAAGGTCTTTTCGTGGATCTTGGACTGTTTGGTTGTCCAACCATGTCCTTTTCTTACCCTGCAAAGGCATTGGTCATGTTACctgtttttaaaaagtgcaacAAACCAGGCCAACCTGATTCCCAAAATAACCCCAGCAAGCCCTGACCGGAGTGCGGAAAAATAAACGATGAAATGAAATTTGAATGactaaaattaaagttaaatgaGTTAATAcagttcaaataaaaacaaaatatccaaccatccattttctttaCCGTTGATCGTCCCTGGGCTGGCGGGTTAGCCGGAGTCTATCCCAACTGACTTCGGGGCAGAGGCGGGGTAcactggtactggtactggtgaCTGGTACTTGTACTGGTGACTGGTTTCCAGCGAATCACAAGAAAATAAAACGATGTACAGGACTCAAAAATAAATGCACAGAAGaacataggtaaaaaaaaatctaactaagaGCAAAACCGTAAACTCCTATCAACATCTCATACCGCTTGGAAAATGTGAGTCTATTAGAAGCGATCTGGCTTGTGCGTCAATCGGTGCATTTGGGAGCTGCATCtgcaaatgcaggagaaggctgGTTAAAGACGTAGGAGATTGTGGCTTCTTTGAAATACCTGGGTGTTCGCCTCAACAACCAAATTGACTGGGCATGCAACACAACCAACCTGTACAAGAAGGGCCAAAGCGGCCTCCACCTTTTGAGGAGACTGAAGTCTTTCAATTTGTGGAAGCCAATTCTAGCCTCGCATATGGCAAGGTGGTGGCTTCTGCCATCGTGTGTTGTGGTTGGGGGCATCATGGTTAGAAATAGAAATAGACTGAGTACGAGCGCTGACTGTGTCGTAGGCTTCCCACCAGACACAATTGCGGCTGGACAGAAGCTGACATTCATAAAGGCCTCTCTCACCCCTCTGCCCGACACTTGTAATTTTTCATTCCATTTTTTGATTAGCTTGTGTTTACCTCTTGTCCTATTAACTTTTCGTATGGGAATTTTACACTGCAGCCTTATAATTTCCCCCAATATGGATTAAATGAACTCAGTCGCATCCTATATAATCAACCCTAGTCTTATTTTTCAGTcggtttagagaaaaaaaaaagtattttacagATTTGTTGTAAATTTTGAGATACTTTACTTTGTTTTACAGGACACAATTGCATCTAGTTTGGGACATCAAAGGACGGAAAACTTCAAGATGATCGTAAACACTTTAACTCTTGTATTCCTATTTATTGGTAAGTAATTTCAATTAACGATTACAATATATAGCTAAATACCAGTGCTGACTAAATGTATCAATGGAAACAGGAATTTACAGTCAGTCTGCTGAAGGAGGACTTCAGCACACCAGGATTAGTAGACATCTCCTCCAAACAATGGATCCTGGCACCTCCGGATCCGGAATGGGCTCCCCAGGGTCCGAATCCGGTATGGAATCCTCAGGGTCCGGATCTGGTATGGGCGTAGGACCCATCGCAATGGCTACTGTAGAAGAAAGCGCGACAGACACAGCAGTTGCAGCAGCCACATCAGCCGCGGCATCAGCAACATCAGTGACGGCAGCAGCCGTGGCATTGGCTGCAGTCACTTCAGATGGATTCTCAGCCACAGATGCTGCAGCAAATGCTTCAGCGGCTGCAGAGAGAGCAGCTGCTGCTGCATCTTCTCTTTTAGCTGGAACAACAAATGCAACCGAAGCAGCACAAGCCGCAGCAGAAGCAGCAGATGCGGCTGAAATTGCTGCAGAAGCCGCAGCGGGAGTGGCAGCAGCAGCAATGGGGGATTTGGCCCCTTTGGCACAAAATTTGTCAATGGAAGCAGCAACTGCAGCAACTGCAGCGAGAGAAGCTGCAGATTTAGCAGCTGAAATAGCAAACATGGATGGGTCTGGAAACGCAACAGCTGATGCACAATTTGCCATAAACGCCGCAAGAAATGCCAGCCAACAGGCTGCGGCTGCTGCACAAAGTCTCAGTACATTACTTGATGAAACAGAACTGCCAGAAAATACAGATCCAATTGTAATACAAACTATGATGGCAGCTCAAACTGCAGCTGAAATGTCAGGTGAGGCAGCAATGGCGTCCTTAGAATCACTGGACACAGCAGAACAAGCAGTGGTTGCAGAGGCAGCAGAGCCGGGAAGTCAAGTAGCTATAGTATCTGCAGCATTAGCTGCAGAACAAGCACAAAACGGAGTGGATTTGGCAAGAGAATCCGCAGAGGAGGTATCAGAAGCGGCGGATGCATTGCCTTCAAGCGATGACGAACTTGTCGAAGCTTCAGCAGCAGCCTCCTTAGCAGCTGCAGCAGCAACCCTCGCAgcctcagcagcagcagcaactggGGAAGATGTAAGCAGCGAGGTTGACGCAGCCCTTCGGAGTGCAGAGGAAGCAACTGAGGCAGCAACTTTGGCAGCTAACTTCGGTGGAGAACCAGATTCAGCAGAAGCTGCAGAGCTAGCCAGTAACGCCAGACAAGCTGCAGAAGACGCAGCAATGGCAGCAGAACTAGTGGCTGCTGCTGCAGCAGCTTCAGCTGAAGAGGGAAGCGTTCAGGCAGAGCTTGCACAGGTATCATTAGATGCGGCAATGGCATCCAGACAAGCAGCGATGGCGGGCCCAGGTGAAGTTGACGATGCTGCACAAGAAGTGGTGAGGGTATCGAGGGAAGCTGCAGAACTATTTTCATCTCTCTCCGATGAGGAACCATCCAGACTGACAGAGGTAATGCAATCAGCAGTTCAGGATGCAGAACAGGTCGCTTTGTTGACAGAAGCTACAGGAGTAGTAGCAGGAACCGTCGGCGATGGCGTAGACGCACCATCCGCTGCACTAATAGCTGCACAATCCGCTGCAGGAGCTGCCTCAGTAGCAACAGGAGCCGCAAGCGAAAGTCTTCCCGAAGCAGAAGCTGTTGATGCTGCACAACGAGCAGCGGTGGCTGGCCTCACAGCCTCTGCGGCAGCAGCTGCAGGAGTTGGTGCTGCTATCGCTGCAACAGCCGCGTCATCAGCTCTTCCTGAAGCCAATGTCGCATTGACGGCCGCAAGCGAAGCGCAGATGGCCGCCACATCATTGAGCACTGATGGAGAATTTTCTTTAGACCTTGCTGTCGCTGATGCAAATGAAGCAGCCGTAGCAGTTGAAAGTGCAGCTGTTGCTGCCACGTCAGCAGCAGGAACATCTGGATCATCTTTGGACCAGCAGCTGGCAGCATTAGCTCAGGATTCAGCTGACATAGCGGCGAGGGCAGCAAGCGCTGCAGAGGCGGCGGCTTCCGACCCAGCAACGGCGCAAATGTTAGAGGATGCCCTGGTAGCTGCCAGAGAAATTGAAGTGGAATCTGAAGCGCTGAGACAGGAGTTGGAGAATTTAGTGCTGAGTACATCACCAGAAGCCGTCACAGAGCGTGTTTCACTAGCAAGCTTGCTGGCTGCGGCGGGGGTAGCGAATGCTACTGCCGCATTCTCCAGAATGTCAGCAGAGTTGGGTTTGAGGGCGGTCACGACAGGGAGCGCCGCAGACATTGCAGCGGCGGAAGCTTTTGCGTCCGCAGCAGCACGTTCGGCCATGATCACGGTGAATAGTGCCAGGGAGGCAGTCAACATCAGGATTGATTCCAATGCTGCAAACATCAAGAAGCTGTCGCTCACGGCAGCACTTGCCGCGGTGGTTGCGGTGTTACTATGAAGCGTGTCATAAATGAAGGACTTTTGAATTCAGTGAAAAACACCATTCTATTTAtacttgtattatattatataccatGTCTCAAATATGCACCTAATCATTTGGAGGCTACTGTACAAATCCAATGTTGGCAATGATTAAATTTCTTTGGAAGGAAGATGAGAGTGGCCAGTTTGTTATTCACTTTGCTATTAAAGTGTTGGATACTCATTAGCATTTGGAATGTGTGAAAGATGACAATCTCAAATGAAATTTGACAAGTACAGTGGAACACGTTCAGGTCGCTCCCGCTTATATCGACAACCCGCCTGCGGTACACGGGCATCGACACGATAGTTAACTGCTTTTGTCAGTTTACACGACACATGTTGTACCTTTGGTAACTGTTATTGATGACAATGACCCTAAATACGGTGTCGTTAAATAGTATTAAAAATGTGAACATAGATtctcctgttcagtgcaaagtaagctttaTGGTTAATTTAACTTGCCTTAGAGCTCCATaaccaccacaaaaaaaaaaggatttgactGAGATCTTTAGCGCATCGGCTTATTTTGGTAAgaatgtaaatataattaatccaATTACATATGTACACAATGGAAGGCAAACCATATCAACAAAAATATCCTATTAGCCCCCCGCCCCCATTTTTGTTTTGTCTCTGGACAAAGTCACAAGTAAACGGCTACTTTCGGTGGCGGTTACATCGGCGCAAGCGGGTTCCACTGTACATGTTAACCCTGCCCACGCATAATTAACATTGAAATGACTGTGTGGGGTTTGAGATTGTTAAGTTAATGGAGAATATGATTGACAAGCGCCACAACTCTATGTTACATGTTGTATGTTCATGCTCGGAATGAAGAGGtttttgttacattgttgtaATAAAAAAATCCCTGGACTGACGACTTGCTTTTTATTCCTCTAAATAGTATAATAATGATCATCACTCACAAAacaatggcagcacggtggaacaggggtttgtgcatgtgcctcacaatacgaaggttctgagtagtcctgagttcaatcccgggctctggatctttctgtgtggagtttgcatgtcctccccgtgactgcgtgggttccctccgggtactccggcttcctcccacctccaaagacatgcacctgggaataggcccctcccacctccaaaaacatgcacctggggataggcccctcccaccttcaaagacatgcacctgtggataggttgattggcaacactaaatggtccctagtgtgtgaatgtgagtgtgaatgttgtctgtctatctgtgttggccctgcgataaggtggcgacttgtccagggtgtaccccgccttccgcccgactgcagctgagataggctccagcaccccccgcgaccccaaaagggacaagcggtagaaaatggatggatggataactgcTCTGAACTGCCAAGGGTATCTGGTAGCAACACTTTCTCCTCCTTTGGCACTCTGCAGTTTATCATCCGGGTCATCTGGTATAAAGTTGTGTTTGAAATGAAACTAGTCCTAAatataccttgttattgtgccaTACCAAGCTACTCCAAAAACACACGACTGGCATCTACCATGCTAATCGCTAGGTACAATAATGTTCTGAGTTTTGCCTTAACACCGGTTGAAGAAGCGCCCATCTCGCacttctcttcctcctccttccATTTCATGGAAACCCTCAGCGCCACCAGCAGCAATCCCCCGGACCTGGGCATGGACCTCGGCTGCTGCTGGAGCGGTCATACCGCTCTGGGCGTTCTCTTCATCATCAACTGTTGTGGTGTTCCACTCTTCGCCGCCACCTGGCCTGAGATAGTCACCGTCCCTCCGGGTGTTTTCGGTGGGAGTGCAGCCTGTTGACCCTAAGCCAAGTCCTCTCTTCACCCTCCCT
This Entelurus aequoreus isolate RoL-2023_Sb linkage group LG05, RoL_Eaeq_v1.1, whole genome shotgun sequence DNA region includes the following protein-coding sequences:
- the LOC133649574 gene encoding prophage side tail fiber protein homolog StfR-like, whose protein sequence is MIVNTLTLVFLFIGIYSQSAEGGLQHTRISRHLLQTMDPGTSGSGMGSPGSESGMESSGSGSGMGVGPIAMATVEESATDTAVAAATSAAASATSVTAAAVALAAVTSDGFSATDAAANASAAAERAAAAASSLLAGTTNATEAAQAAAEAADAAEIAAEAAAGVAAAAMGDLAPLAQNLSMEAATAATAAREAADLAAEIANMDGSGNATADAQFAINAARNASQQAAAAAQSLSTLLDETELPENTDPIVIQTMMAAQTAAEMSGEAAMASLESLDTAEQAVVAEAAEPGSQVAIVSAALAAEQAQNGVDLARESAEEVSEAADALPSSDDELVEASAAASLAAAAATLAASAAAATGEDVSSEVDAALRSAEEATEAATLAANFGGEPDSAEAAELASNARQAAEDAAMAAELVAAAAAASAEEGSVQAELAQVSLDAAMASRQAAMAGPGEVDDAAQEVVRVSREAAELFSSLSDEEPSRLTEVMQSAVQDAEQVALLTEATGVVAGTVGDGVDAPSAALIAAQSAAGAASVATGAASESLPEAEAVDAAQRAAVAGLTASAAAAAGVGAAIAATAASSALPEANVALTAASEAQMAATSLSTDGEFSLDLAVADANEAAVAVESAAVAATSAAGTSGSSLDQQLAALAQDSADIAARAASAAEAAASDPATAQMLEDALVAAREIEVESEALRQELENLVLSTSPEAVTERVSLASLLAAAGVANATAAFSRMSAELGLRAVTTGSAADIAAAEAFASAAARSAMITVNSAREAVNIRIDSNAANIKKLSLTAALAAVVAVLL